Proteins found in one Vulpes vulpes isolate BD-2025 chromosome 13, VulVul3, whole genome shotgun sequence genomic segment:
- the RABIF gene encoding guanine nucleotide exchange factor MSS4 → METAEPLSDLVSAEGRNRKAVLCQRCGSRVLQPGAALFSRRQLFLPSMRKKPALADGSNPDGDLLQEHWLVDDMFIFENVGFTKDVGNIKFLVCADCEIGPIGWHCLDDKNSFYVALERVSHE, encoded by the exons atGGAAACGGCCGAGCCGCTCAGCGACCTGGTGTCCGCCGAGGGCCGAAACCGGAAGGCGGTGCTGTGCCAGCGCTGCGGCTCCCGGGTGCTGCAGCCCGGGGCCGCGCTCTTCTCCCGCCGGCAG cttttccttccctccatgAGAAAGAAGCCAGCTCTGGCTGACGGCAGCAATCCTGATGGCGATCTCCTCCAGGAACACTGGCTGGTTGACGACATGTTCATCTTCGAGAACGTGGGCTTCACCAAGGACGTGGGCAACATCAAGTTTCTGGTGTGCGCAGACTGTGAAATTGGACCAATTGGCTGGCATTGCCTGGATGACAAGAACAGTTTCTATGTGGCCTTGGAACGGGTTTCCCATGAGTAA